One Alphaproteobacteria bacterium genomic window carries:
- the rlmH gene encoding 23S rRNA (pseudouridine(1915)-N(3))-methyltransferase RlmH, producing the protein MRLLLCAVGRARKGPERALFENFARQVRWPFEVNEVEERRKLPLAQQRQSEAALLMRSIPADAVVIALDERGETLTSRELAGRIAQWRDEGQACIAFVVGGAGGLDESVRDRADLLLSFGRLTWPHLLVRGMLAEQIYRSQQILAGHPYHRD; encoded by the coding sequence GTGCGTCTGTTGCTGTGCGCTGTCGGCCGCGCCCGCAAGGGGCCCGAACGCGCGTTGTTCGAAAATTTCGCCAGACAGGTGCGCTGGCCCTTTGAGGTCAACGAGGTGGAAGAGCGCCGCAAACTGCCCTTGGCGCAGCAACGGCAGAGTGAAGCCGCCCTGCTGATGCGTTCGATTCCGGCAGACGCGGTGGTGATCGCCCTGGACGAACGTGGAGAGACACTCACCAGCCGCGAACTGGCGGGCCGGATAGCGCAATGGCGGGACGAGGGCCAGGCCTGTATCGCCTTCGTGGTCGGTGGCGCCGGCGGGCTGGACGAATCGGTTCGTGACCGCGCCGACCTGTTGTTGTCCTTCGGTCGGCTGACATGGCCCCATCTTCTCGTGCGCGGCATGCTGGCCGAACAGATCTACCGCAGCCAGCAGATACTGGCCGGCCACCCGTATCACCGGGATTGA
- the rsfS gene encoding ribosome silencing factor, with the protein MPVLKTRIYKRKNAIPRKIKTQLPPAKVLKVIEESLDDDKAADVVVIDLTGKSSIADFMVIASGQSSRHVNAMTEHLISVLKNSGLKGATVEGQDRGDWVLVDAGDVIVHLFRPEVREFYNLEKLWSFEMPEMADAPHGSAERISAAQSA; encoded by the coding sequence ATGCCCGTCCTGAAAACGCGGATTTACAAGAGGAAAAACGCCATCCCGAGGAAGATCAAGACTCAATTGCCACCTGCCAAGGTCCTGAAGGTAATAGAAGAATCGCTGGATGATGACAAGGCGGCTGATGTTGTCGTAATAGACCTGACCGGAAAATCGAGCATCGCCGATTTTATGGTTATCGCATCAGGCCAGTCGAGCCGGCATGTAAACGCCATGACAGAACACCTCATATCCGTTCTGAAAAACAGCGGATTAAAGGGCGCTACGGTCGAAGGGCAGGATCGCGGCGACTGGGTCCTGGTGGATGCCGGCGATGTCATTGTCCATCTGTTCCGTCCGGAAGTGCGGGAATTCTATAATCTCGAAAAGTTGTGGAGCTTTGAAATGCCCGAAATGGCGGACGCGCCACATGGTTCCGCCGAACGGATCTCCGCAGCCCAGTCGGCCTAG
- a CDS encoding nicotinate-nucleotide adenylyltransferase codes for MPESVQSHETTATEKPERRVGAPTSRDIYALSRISGRRIGLLGGSFNPAHEGHRHISLLALRYLNLHEVWWVVSPQNPLKPADGMASFEERFEFARKVARHPRIRVSDIEVQLGTRFTLDTLRRLQQRCQRTRLVWLMGADNLAQIPKWRNWNLIFETVPVAVFARPSYSMLALAGKAAHRYARIRLPSRSAASLANMTPPAWTFFHSRLHQASSTQIRAQRRAAESATKA; via the coding sequence ATGCCAGAATCCGTCCAAAGCCATGAAACGACCGCTACGGAAAAACCGGAGCGCCGGGTCGGCGCTCCGACGAGTCGCGATATTTATGCGCTTTCGCGCATTTCCGGCCGGCGGATCGGCTTGCTGGGCGGTTCCTTTAATCCGGCCCATGAAGGGCACCGCCATATCAGCCTGCTGGCGCTGCGATACCTGAACCTGCATGAGGTCTGGTGGGTCGTGTCGCCGCAAAATCCGCTGAAGCCGGCAGACGGCATGGCAAGCTTCGAGGAACGCTTTGAATTTGCCAGGAAGGTTGCGCGCCATCCGCGCATCCGGGTATCGGATATCGAAGTGCAACTCGGCACCCGCTTTACCCTCGATACGCTGCGCCGCCTGCAGCAGCGGTGCCAGAGGACCCGTCTTGTCTGGCTGATGGGCGCGGACAACCTTGCGCAAATTCCAAAATGGCGGAACTGGAACCTGATTTTCGAGACCGTTCCGGTCGCGGTATTTGCCCGTCCGTCCTATTCGATGCTGGCCCTGGCGGGCAAGGCGGCGCATCGCTATGCGCGAATCCGGCTTCCGTCACGCTCGGCCGCATCACTGGCGAATATGACTCCCCCGGCCTGGACATTCTTTCACTCGCGCCTGCACCAGGCGTCATCGACGCAGATACGGGCCCAGCGCCGGGCGGCCGAATCCGCGACGAAGGCTTGA